Part of the Zingiber officinale cultivar Zhangliang chromosome 6A, Zo_v1.1, whole genome shotgun sequence genome, tattttgctaTACGCGTTACTATCTTAAAACTAAATAAGATTAAAAAGATTTATTAACTCTGAGAAATGTGTTACATCTAGAATGAGTAGAATTAGAACATAGAGTATTCTAGGAGCAGTTTATTAAATgcaaaaaaagaagaaacattAAAGTACCTAATTCTTTTCAGTTGGTTATTGATTTGAATGTTTACTTGGCAGCAAATGAAAAGGCCAAAATATGCTCAAAGCTTTTAGTATGTATTATATAGATGTGTTTTTTTCTATTGAAAATAGTCCTCTTAATGATTAGTTATGAAAGAAATCAGATTCAGGACATATATGGCTGTAGGCTTATATTTGATCAGTTACTAAAGAAATGAGTTTTTTTGGTTTTGTGACATGTAACCAATACAGTCGCGCCAGGGCAGTAACACTCCCAAGCCACAGAACTATAGAGTAACCAGCAAGACCGTAGGAAGGTGGCTCAAGGACAGAAGGGAAAGGAAGAAAGAGGAGACCCGAGCACAGAATGCACAGCTTCATGCTGCAGTCTCAGTAGCTGGTGTTGCTGCAGCAGTTGCAGCTGTTGCGGCTGCAACAGCTGGTGTTTCTGGCTCTGGAAAAGATGACCGTGCCACCAGGATTGATATGGCAGTCGCATCAGCTGCAACTCTTGTGGCTGCCCAATGTGTGGAGGCTGCAGAGTTGATGGGTGCAGAGCGTGAACACCTGACTTCTGTTGTTGGCTCTGCTGTTAATGTAAGGACTCCTGGAGACATTGTTACTCTCACTGCAGCTGCTGCCACCGGTAATGACAAGTTTAACTTTGCAAACATTTGAAATCAGAATTGGTTGTTCATTCGGATCTAGTTTATGAAAATTTAATGGATTGACAGCACTGAGAGGGGCTGCAACCTTGAAGGCAAGGGCACTCAAAGATGTGTGGAACATTGCTGCGGTGATACCTGTAGAGAAGGGAACACTATGTAATCACAACCACCAACGCCAAAGCATTCGACAAAAGGAACTAGACAGCAATGGCAGAGATTTTAATGATGAGCTTATTCCTGTGGAAGATAACTTCTTCGGCATTTGTAGTCAGGAATTCCTTGCTAAGGGGACTGATCTCCTAAAACGCACTCGAAAAGGTTTAGACTTTCAGATGCAAAGCtcaaatttttaaagagaatcgATGTTTGAATTCCTTATATGAATTGTTCAAATTGTAGGGGCACTTCACTGGAAGATAGTCTCAGTTTACATCAACCGCTTGGAGCAGGTACATTGCTGTATGTTGTCGATCAATCAAAATGATCAATAAATGCTAATTCTGATAGATGAGGGCGCTCTTTCGGTAGGTGATGCTGAAGATGAAGAGTAGGCATGTTGCCGGTACTATTACCAAAAAGAAAAAGAGTAAGTTTCCTCACACGTTTGAAGACTTCAATTTCTTCATGTGAGGCTTACTGGTGTGGTCTCACTCAATTGCAGGTGTGATCATAGATGTCTGCAAAGACATCCAGGCATGGCCGGGCCGGCACCTCCTCGAAGTCGGCGAGCAGCGTCGGTACTTTGGCTTGAGGACAACAGAGCACCGCATCATTGAATTTGAGTGTTTGAGCAAGAGGGACCATGAGATGTGGACGCAAGGAGTGGCGCACCTCCTCAGCATCGTTAATGAGAAGAAGAATATCATTTGACTGCGGCCGCTGCCGACACTTAACCAGATCCAACTCTAGATCTGAGGAGAGAAGGCTGTGCATGACCCACATGAATTAAATGGCGAAGCTGGAAAAGAATGATTGCCATCCATTTGTAAAGTGTCAGAATATATAATTTAGATCCTAATCAAATTGGATACTTGCTCTAAATTTGTTGAATGTTTGGGTGTGTCCTTTTTAACGAGATCAAATTGGAGACTGAGATGGATTCAAGTGATATAGTTCAAATTGGACAGGTACTTTCACCCATTGCATTGCCACTTCGTGTGTTGGATGATTTCAAAGTTTTCAATTATGTGGTGGGATTCTTAGGGTGCATttagtttacatatttttcattttctaaaagtcattttctatttt contains:
- the LOC121995668 gene encoding VAN3-binding protein-like isoform X1, with amino-acid sequence MDDARPRWETGGIRLPELPKDPMDFLSRSWSPSALEVSKALAPMHPLPTMQETIPEEEDEEFSPAISGNPFSFASSVTSQMVLERIMSQLEVSPLASGRLSHSSGPLNGGGSLSDSPPVSPCEMDELKSRQGSNTPKPQNYRVTSKTVGRWLKDRRERKKEETRAQNAQLHAAVSVAGVAAAVAAVAAATAGVSGSGKDDRATRIDMAVASAATLVAAQCVEAAELMGAEREHLTSVVGSAVNVRTPGDIVTLTAAAATALRGAATLKARALKDVWNIAAVIPVEKGTLCNHNHQRQSIRQKELDSNGRDFNDELIPVEDNFFGICSQEFLAKGTDLLKRTRKGALHWKIVSVYINRLEQVMLKMKSRHVAGTITKKKKSVIIDVCKDIQAWPGRHLLEVGEQRRYFGLRTTEHRIIEFECLSKRDHEMWTQGVAHLLSIVNEKKNII
- the LOC121995668 gene encoding VAN3-binding protein-like isoform X2, whose translation is MDDARPRWETGGIRLPELPKDPMDFLSRSWSPSALEVSKALAPMHPLPTMQETIPEEEDEEFSPAISGNPFSFASSVTSQMVLERIMSQLEVSPLASGRLSHSSGPLNGGGSLSDSPPVSPCEMDELKSRQGSNTPKPQNYRVTSKTVGRWLKDRRERKKEETRAQNAQLHAAVSVAGVAATLVAAQCVEAAELMGAEREHLTSVVGSAVNVRTPGDIVTLTAAAATALRGAATLKARALKDVWNIAAVIPVEKGTLCNHNHQRQSIRQKELDSNGRDFNDELIPVEDNFFGICSQEFLAKGTDLLKRTRKGALHWKIVSVYINRLEQVMLKMKSRHVAGTITKKKKSVIIDVCKDIQAWPGRHLLEVGEQRRYFGLRTTEHRIIEFECLSKRDHEMWTQGVAHLLSIVNEKKNII